The Desulfatiglans sp. region GAAAACCAGGCACACTGGCCTTCAGCACTGGGTTCATGGGATATAAGATCTGCCCCCGTCAAGGATAATGAAGGTAATACTATCGGCGTAATTGAAATCGCCAGAGAAATAACTGAGCAGAAAAAGACAGAAAAAGCTCTTCGCGCATTGGCACATTTTCCGGGAGAGAACCCCAACCCCGTAATGCGCTGCACAATGGATGGGGATATCCTCTATGCAAATGCACCAGCACGGAACTGGCTGGAAAGTCTTGAATGGAAATCTGGAGAACTTCCGCCCGCTTCAATACTCAATCTCATACATGAGGCATGGGAAAAGGCTAACCCAATTGAAACAGAAATAACTTCTCTGACAGGACAGACATTCAATGTAATTGCGATACAACCGACAGGTGAAGAATACATAAATCTTTACTGTACAGACGTTTCTGATCGAAAAAGGGCACAAACAGCGCTTCAGGAAGCCAATGACAGCCTTGAAGAAAAAGTCAGAAAACGTACATCTGAACTGGAATGGAGAAACAGGGAATTGCAGGAATTTGCATATGTCGCTTCTCATGATCTCCAGGAACCTCTCAGAAAGATAAAATTATTTGGTGAATTGATAGAAAATGAATTGAAAGAGATGTTAACAGATCGGGGAAAAGATTATCTGCAGCGAATGAACAAGGCAGCGGATCGCATGCAGAAATTAATAAAGGACCTGCTTTCCTATTCCCGTGTATCCTCAAAAACAGGACCCTTCGAACTGGTAGACCTTAAAACGATTGTAGATGATATTGCCAGGGACCTTTTACCTGAAGAGGGTAGTTTTACGCCTGTTATTGAAACAGGTGACATGCCTAAAATTGATGCCGATCCAGTTCAAATGCACCAGCTTTTCCAGAATCTGCTGTCTAATGCGATCCATTACCACAGGGAGGGTCAGGCCCCGGTGGTAAAGATATCAAGCCGCATACTGAAAATCGATGACAAGAGAAAGAGGATGTTCTGTGAGTTGATAATTAATGATAATGGAATCGGATTTGACATGGTATATGTTGATAAGATATTTATGCCATTTGAAAGGCTTAATCCACAGGACAAATATCAGGGGACCGGCATGGGGCTTGCCATATGTCGTAAAATTACAGAGCGTCATGGCGGAAAGATTGCAGCCAGTAGTGTTCCCGGAGAAGGCGCGACATTTATTGTAACATTACCCCTGAGGCAGACAAATGACGCAGATTGATAAAGATAAACAACGTGGTCTTATTTTAATTGCAGAAGATGACCCGGATGATCGATTCCTGATTGAGCAGGCCTTTCAGACGAGTAATTTTGCAGACAGCCTTTTTTTCGTTGAGGATGGTGAGGAACTGCTGGACTATCTGTTTGGCCGTAAACAATATTCGACAAATGGACCGACCATCCCTTCATGTATTGTGCTTGATCTTAAAATGCCGCGGAAGGATGGACGGGAAGCATTACAGGAGATTAAACAGAATCCTGAATATGCAAACCTTCCCATACTTGTGTATAGTACATCGGATTCCGAACATGATATACAATATTGCTCCAATCTAGGCATTTCCGATTATATGAAAAAGCCTGACAGCTTTTCAGGGATCCTGGGATTGGTGGAAAAAGTCAAAGGCGTCTGCTTTTCAGCCCTGTAATAGCTGTAATATACTATCTTATCCTGTTTATAATATTTGTGGTTGATGAACCCTCTATAAAGAGAATGCTTTTTACCACCCCGCCTGCCCTCTTAACTATATCAGCTCCCACAATATCATCCTCTTTCCAGTCTCCACCCTTTACAAGCACATGGGGGACAATCTTTTTTATCACCTCATAGGGGGTCTCTTCATCAAAAATAATGGCCATGTCAACACAGCCAAGGGCAGCTATCATTTCAGCCCTTTCATTTTCCGGCACCACAGGTCTTGTTGGCCCTTTTAATGCCTTAACAGAGCTGTCGCTGTTCACTGCCACTATTAAAAAATCACCAAGCGCCCGTGCCTCATACAGATACCTTGCATGGCCTATATGCAGTATGTCAAAGCACCCGTTTGTAAATACTATCCTTTTTCCCTTTTTTTTAAGGAGGTTGATCTCTTTTTGTGCATCATCTATTGATTTAACCTTCTCTCTGTGATCCTTCATATATTCTCCATGTAATATCAATATGCAGCCGTTCTTGCCAGCGTAAGACCAAAGACCCTCGTGCAACCTGCCTTTTTTAGCACCCTGGCGCATTCATCCATAGTATTCCCTGTAGTTGCAACATCATCCACCAGTATCACACCCTTACCATTCAGATTGGCATTGCCAGTTACCTCAAATGCCCCCTTTACATTTTTCCTTCTCTCTTCCAGTGTAAGCCCTGTCTGGGTCTCTGTATACCTTATTCTCGTAAGTGTGAAGTAATCTGTTTTCAGGTTAAGCAATCTGCTTATTGATTTTGCAAGAAGCACACTCTGGTTAAATCCCCTCTGCCTGAGTTTTCTTTTATGGAGCGGCACAGGTATCATGATCATGCCATCCAGATCACCTGTCCACTCTGTTAAAAAGTCTGCAAGGAGACGCCCCATGGATTTTGCCAGATATGATTTGCCTGAATATTTTAACCGGTGAATTGCCTCCATGATCTTATCCTCATAAAGATATGGCGACCTCAGTTCATCATAAAATGGCCTTGTGCGGATACATTTTTCGCAGAGGTGATCCTCCTCAACCTTTGATACAAACGGCACCCCGCATATGGAGCAGAAAGGGTGAGTAAGCAGAGGGAAGCTAGAAAAACAGGTGTTACATATATCCGGGAGTTTCCTTTCACTGTCATCAAGGAAATCCATGCATATATGGCATTTTTTTGGATATATGATATCTATAAGTTCTGTAAAAAGGTTCATTGTTTACCCTGCGCCCCTTACCTTAAACCTTATGCCCTATACCAATTTTATTCATGTCCCAATCCACATCAACCTTTATTTTTCTGTTATCCTTTTTGTCCCTGTAAAAGAGATGGCCCTTTTCAAGGCCATAATAGAAGAGGTCTTTTGTAGCTGCAACATCCTGGATACAGTATTTTTTAATACTATCAATATCACCCTTTTTAAACCACTCCACGGCCTTGAGCCCATCTGCTGATTTACCTTTCTTTATTGTCTCCTTTGCAAGGTTATCAAGCGAAAGCCTGAACCCGAGCTGTTTATACAGCTCTTCCAGAATATCGAATGAGGGGAGGTCATAGAGATTTATGTTTGTATATGCGCCCAGCACCTTATAATCAAACCCCTTTGTGTTGAAGCCTACTATAAGGTCAGCCTCCTTGAACCTCATAATCAATTGATCGATTTTGTCCTCTGTGAAGGTATAAAACTTCTTTTGGATACTGTCATATATTACGGCCACTGAAATGCGCATTAGATGACAATTGTTCCAGCCGCCTACCTCCTGTGCGAGCTTCTGGGTTTCAAGATCAAAAAAGAGGATCCTGTGGTCAGGTTTCTTGTGTTTAATGGTTTTCTCAGTTGAGGGTTTTTCATCGTCAGTGATCTTTTCAGCCGAAAAAAAACTTTCTACCGGTATATCACCGAGCAGGTATTCCAGAATGGCCAGGGCAGACCCCTTGTCCAGCGGGTTATTGCCTGAACCGCACTTGGGTGAGTGTATGCATGATGGACAGCCCTCTTCACACTCGCATGACTGGATATGATCATGGGTCTTTCTTAAGAGTTCTGCGATTATCTCAAAACCCCTTCTGGCCAGGCCGACTCCACCGGGGTGGCCGTCATATATGAATATAGTGGTCTTTTCTGTCTGGGGGTGCAGGGGGTAACATATGCCGCCTATATCATTCCTGTCACAGAGCGCAAACAGCGGGAATATGCCTATTGCACCATGTTCAATAGCATGTATGCCACCCATTAGCTGGAGGTTCATCTTCTGGATCAACTGATCTATAACCTCGTCTATCTCTATCCAGAAGCCGTGTGTCTCAAAGGTCTGTTCAGGCAGGTCAAGGGGAAAGACCCCTATAAGCTCCTGGCCCGGGAGCACACGCTTTTCATACTCTGTAACCCGCTCTGTTACTTTTATT contains the following coding sequences:
- a CDS encoding PAS domain-containing protein, whose product is MNKKTIKTPLSFTSDKYSKSKAVSRFKLFFGGEKLKSESREKCTEPAEINQVMAGILDLTHIMAVYLDPQFNFLWVNQSYAESCKQEPSFFPGKNHFDLYPHEENQEIFKRVVDTGEPFYVEAKPFEFPDQPERGITYWDWSLIPAKDPDGKVVGLVFTLVEVTDKVRVEIALKKSEAQYRELVQNANSAIIRWKIDGTLVFFNEYAQEFFGYREDDIIGRNVSILLPDKDSTGIDLTGLVNKITSSPDKYENNVNENVRSDGARVWIAWTNKPIFDDKGNVKEILAVGTDITALKNAEMALVNAENEKSLILDNADELIAYYDNENNLIWANRVYLKQAGLPLSKLQGKKCFHCWGLEKVCIDCPVIKASETGQPQSGELTPENQAHWPSALGSWDIRSAPVKDNEGNTIGVIEIAREITEQKKTEKALRALAHFPGENPNPVMRCTMDGDILYANAPARNWLESLEWKSGELPPASILNLIHEAWEKANPIETEITSLTGQTFNVIAIQPTGEEYINLYCTDVSDRKRAQTALQEANDSLEEKVRKRTSELEWRNRELQEFAYVASHDLQEPLRKIKLFGELIENELKEMLTDRGKDYLQRMNKAADRMQKLIKDLLSYSRVSSKTGPFELVDLKTIVDDIARDLLPEEGSFTPVIETGDMPKIDADPVQMHQLFQNLLSNAIHYHREGQAPVVKISSRILKIDDKRKRMFCELIINDNGIGFDMVYVDKIFMPFERLNPQDKYQGTGMGLAICRKITERHGGKIAASSVPGEGATFIVTLPLRQTNDAD
- a CDS encoding response regulator; the protein is MTQIDKDKQRGLILIAEDDPDDRFLIEQAFQTSNFADSLFFVEDGEELLDYLFGRKQYSTNGPTIPSCIVLDLKMPRKDGREALQEIKQNPEYANLPILVYSTSDSEHDIQYCSNLGISDYMKKPDSFSGILGLVEKVKGVCFSAL
- the rfaE2 gene encoding D-glycero-beta-D-manno-heptose 1-phosphate adenylyltransferase, whose protein sequence is MKDHREKVKSIDDAQKEINLLKKKGKRIVFTNGCFDILHIGHARYLYEARALGDFLIVAVNSDSSVKALKGPTRPVVPENERAEMIAALGCVDMAIIFDEETPYEVIKKIVPHVLVKGGDWKEDDIVGADIVKRAGGVVKSILFIEGSSTTNIINRIR
- a CDS encoding ComF family protein, yielding MNLFTELIDIIYPKKCHICMDFLDDSERKLPDICNTCFSSFPLLTHPFCSICGVPFVSKVEEDHLCEKCIRTRPFYDELRSPYLYEDKIMEAIHRLKYSGKSYLAKSMGRLLADFLTEWTGDLDGMIMIPVPLHKRKLRQRGFNQSVLLAKSISRLLNLKTDYFTLTRIRYTETQTGLTLEERRKNVKGAFEVTGNANLNGKGVILVDDVATTGNTMDECARVLKKAGCTRVFGLTLARTAAY